One Gemmatimonadaceae bacterium DNA segment encodes these proteins:
- a CDS encoding S9 family peptidase: MRPRVHTLVPAIALSLLTSPVAAGHAQQPTPGRRPITWDDVASLRAVADPQLSPDGAHLLYTVRVTDVEANRRVPSTWMVTLAGGATRRWPNDSLQVTEARWSPDGNQVAYIAQGQLWIADADGSAPRQLTTLNGGASGPVWSPAGDHIAFTTTVYPECSDNACNAARDRAQADSKVKARVTESLMYRHWSAWGDGTRSHLFIVATDGSAMKDLTAGARYDVPLPPFGGSEGYAFSPDGHEVAYTAKDAGREEAWSTDVNVYTVPAAGGAPTVITASNKGADQNPVYSPDGRFIAFASQARAGFESDRWRLMLHDRASRSTRELVPAWDRNAESYFFAPDSRTLFVGTGDRGRDKLFRIALTASGSAAMPPTAEITANNNTSFTASRDGRTLAWLRDAVDHPAEVWVRPDIPTREPVGRERQLTHENDAALTAFSLNPAEDFWFAGAQGDSVHGFIVKPPNFDPARRYPVVFLIHGGPQGAWLDNWGGRWSFQLFASIGAAVVAINPRGSTGYGQAFTDGVTKDWGGKVYEDLMLGLDAALARNPWMDGTRVAAAGGSFGGYMVNWMAGHTDRFKALVSHAGIFNLENMYGATEEIWFTEWEFGAPFWQQKAMDEQYRRWSPHLSAGNMRTPMLVLHGEQDFRVPYYEGVSLFSALQRQGVPSRFVIYPDEGHWILKPQNSRLWYQEVLGWIRKYVGDKVTS; the protein is encoded by the coding sequence ATGCGCCCTCGAGTGCACACCCTCGTCCCAGCCATCGCGTTGTCCCTGCTCACGTCGCCGGTGGCGGCGGGGCACGCGCAACAACCGACGCCGGGGCGGCGCCCCATCACCTGGGACGATGTGGCATCGCTGCGCGCGGTTGCCGACCCGCAGCTCTCGCCCGATGGCGCGCACCTGCTCTACACCGTTCGCGTCACCGATGTCGAGGCCAACCGGCGCGTCCCCTCGACATGGATGGTCACGCTCGCCGGTGGTGCCACACGGCGCTGGCCCAACGATTCACTGCAGGTCACCGAGGCGCGCTGGTCGCCCGACGGCAACCAGGTGGCCTACATCGCGCAGGGACAGCTCTGGATTGCCGATGCCGACGGCTCGGCGCCGCGCCAGCTGACGACGCTCAATGGCGGCGCCAGCGGCCCGGTCTGGTCGCCCGCCGGTGACCACATCGCCTTCACGACGACGGTCTACCCCGAGTGTTCGGACAACGCGTGCAACGCGGCGCGCGACCGTGCCCAGGCGGACAGCAAGGTCAAGGCGCGGGTCACCGAGTCGCTGATGTACCGCCACTGGAGCGCCTGGGGCGACGGCACGCGCTCGCACCTGTTCATCGTGGCCACCGACGGCAGCGCAATGAAGGACCTCACCGCCGGCGCACGCTACGACGTACCGCTGCCGCCGTTTGGGGGGAGCGAGGGGTACGCCTTCTCGCCCGACGGACACGAGGTTGCCTACACGGCAAAGGACGCCGGGCGCGAAGAGGCGTGGTCGACCGACGTAAACGTCTACACCGTCCCCGCCGCCGGCGGCGCCCCCACGGTGATCACCGCCAGCAACAAGGGAGCCGACCAGAACCCGGTTTACTCGCCCGACGGACGCTTCATTGCCTTCGCGTCGCAGGCGCGTGCCGGCTTCGAGTCCGATCGCTGGCGCCTGATGCTCCACGATCGCGCGTCGCGCAGCACGCGCGAACTCGTCCCCGCCTGGGACCGCAACGCCGAGTCGTACTTCTTCGCCCCCGACAGTCGCACCCTCTTTGTCGGCACGGGCGACCGCGGGCGGGACAAGCTCTTCCGGATTGCGCTCACGGCGTCGGGGAGCGCGGCCATGCCGCCGACGGCCGAGATCACGGCGAACAACAACACAAGCTTCACCGCGTCGCGCGATGGGCGCACGCTGGCCTGGCTCCGCGACGCGGTGGACCACCCGGCCGAGGTCTGGGTGCGCCCCGACATCCCCACGAGGGAACCGGTGGGGCGCGAGCGGCAGCTCACGCACGAGAACGATGCCGCACTCACCGCGTTCTCGCTCAACCCCGCCGAGGACTTCTGGTTCGCCGGCGCACAGGGCGATTCGGTGCATGGCTTCATCGTCAAGCCGCCCAACTTCGACCCGGCCAGGCGATACCCCGTCGTCTTCCTCATTCACGGCGGGCCGCAAGGCGCGTGGCTCGACAACTGGGGCGGACGTTGGAGCTTCCAATTGTTTGCCTCCATCGGCGCCGCGGTGGTGGCCATCAACCCGCGCGGCTCCACCGGCTACGGGCAGGCCTTCACCGACGGCGTCACGAAGGACTGGGGCGGCAAGGTGTACGAGGACCTCATGCTGGGGCTCGATGCCGCGCTGGCGCGGAACCCGTGGATGGACGGGACTCGCGTTGCGGCTGCCGGCGGCTCGTTCGGCGGCTACATGGTCAACTGGATGGCCGGCCACACCGACCGCTTCAAGGCGCTTGTCTCGCACGCGGGGATCTTCAACCTGGAGAACATGTACGGAGCCACGGAGGAGATCTGGTTCACCGAGTGGGAGTTCGGCGCCCCGTTCTGGCAGCAGAAGGCCATGGACGAGCAGTATCGCCGCTGGTCGCCGCATCTCTCGGCCGGCAACATGAGGACGCCGATGCTCGTCCTGCACGGGGAACAGGACTTCCGCGTCCCGTACTACGAGGGCGTCTCGCTCTTCAGCGCGCTGCAGCGGCAGGGCGTGCCGTCGCGCTTCGTCATCTATCCCGATGAGGGGCACTGGATCCTCAAGCCCCAGAACTCGCGCCTCTGGTACCAGGAGGTGCTGGGCTGGATCAGAAAGTACGTCGGCGACAAGGTCACGTCGTAG
- a CDS encoding aminopeptidase P N-terminal domain-containing protein: MLHAHAHALRTRAATRAIAAAALVATAVAPLIAGATLGAQIPLAEYAQRRAALAGKLGDGVFVARGAVSPVQDYMSFFQSPGFLYLTGYREADATLLMTKRGGEARWTLFVQGKNPAQEVWSGRRNGTAAAAEMTQVATRLSGEFEAALDSLLQGEVKLSLLADIAESGDTLNGDDRFVDQLRRRYPKLSIAGANQQVARLRATKSEGELEILRKAIAISMDAHREAMLAIEPGMNEFEIQALVEYMFRRNGADRPAYASIVGSGENSTTLHYNRDDRFVKAGDIVVMDVAATYQGYAADLTRSFPVSGTFTPEQRAVYQVVREAQASAERNARPGTPARQMNDSARAVIANGLARLGLIESPSATYDCTDGATPRQCPQVQLYYMHGLGHGIGLEVHDPEQFYYSGVIAPGSAFTIEPGIYVRGNLLDILPRTPRNAQLAARIGATVKQYADIGVRIEDDYVVTEQGVEWVSCGLPREIDEIEALMRTPARGAPPRDATKVEWYKSDGSRPAPRYQKPTSCIKM, from the coding sequence ATGCTCCACGCCCACGCCCACGCCCTTCGCACGCGGGCCGCAACGCGCGCCATCGCTGCCGCCGCCCTTGTCGCGACCGCCGTCGCACCGCTCATCGCTGGGGCCACGCTCGGCGCGCAGATCCCGCTCGCCGAGTACGCGCAACGTCGCGCCGCGCTCGCTGGGAAGCTGGGAGACGGCGTCTTCGTGGCCAGGGGGGCGGTGTCGCCGGTGCAGGACTACATGTCGTTCTTCCAGTCGCCGGGCTTCCTGTACCTCACGGGGTACCGCGAGGCCGACGCCACGCTCCTCATGACGAAGAGGGGAGGGGAGGCGCGCTGGACGCTCTTCGTGCAGGGGAAGAACCCGGCGCAGGAGGTGTGGAGCGGCAGGCGCAACGGCACCGCCGCGGCCGCCGAGATGACGCAGGTCGCGACGCGCCTGTCGGGCGAGTTCGAGGCGGCGCTCGACTCGCTCCTCCAGGGCGAGGTGAAGCTCAGCCTCCTCGCCGACATCGCCGAGTCGGGCGACACGCTCAACGGCGACGACCGGTTCGTCGATCAACTGCGCCGTCGCTACCCCAAACTCTCGATTGCTGGGGCCAACCAGCAGGTGGCCCGACTGCGCGCCACCAAGAGCGAGGGGGAGCTTGAGATCCTCCGCAAGGCGATCGCCATCTCGATGGACGCGCACCGCGAGGCGATGCTGGCCATCGAGCCGGGGATGAACGAGTTCGAGATCCAGGCGCTGGTCGAGTACATGTTCCGGCGCAACGGCGCCGACCGACCGGCGTACGCATCAATCGTGGGCTCCGGCGAGAACTCGACGACACTGCACTACAACAGGGACGATCGCTTCGTGAAAGCCGGCGACATCGTCGTGATGGACGTCGCCGCCACGTACCAGGGCTACGCGGCCGACCTCACGCGCTCGTTCCCGGTGAGCGGCACCTTCACGCCGGAGCAGCGCGCAGTGTACCAGGTGGTGCGCGAGGCGCAGGCCTCCGCCGAACGCAACGCGCGCCCGGGAACGCCGGCACGCCAGATGAACGACTCGGCGCGCGCCGTCATCGCCAACGGGTTGGCGCGGCTTGGCCTCATCGAGTCGCCGAGCGCAACCTACGACTGCACCGACGGCGCAACGCCGCGGCAGTGCCCGCAGGTGCAACTGTACTACATGCACGGCCTGGGGCACGGGATCGGGCTGGAAGTGCACGATCCGGAGCAGTTCTACTACTCAGGCGTGATTGCCCCGGGAAGCGCCTTCACCATCGAACCGGGGATCTACGTGCGCGGTAACCTGCTGGACATCCTCCCTCGCACGCCGCGCAATGCGCAGTTGGCGGCACGGATCGGCGCGACCGTGAAGCAGTACGCCGACATCGGGGTGCGCATCGAGGACGACTACGTCGTCACCGAACAGGGCGTGGAGTGGGTGTCGTGCGGCCTCCCCCGCGAAATCGACGAGATCGAGGCGCTCATGCGCACGCCGGCACGCGGCGCGCCGCCGCGCGACGCCACGAAGGTGGAGTGGTACAAGTCGGACGGCTCCCGCCCCGCCCCCCGATACCAGAAGCCGACCTCCTGCATCAAGATGTAA